In Papaver somniferum cultivar HN1 chromosome 1, ASM357369v1, whole genome shotgun sequence, a genomic segment contains:
- the LOC113273355 gene encoding sugar transport protein MST8-like: MYQGAQVYMSEMGFAHRKYLASLNIAFKMKIAIGIFVANLVNCYTDNIKGGWGWKLSIGIAALPAAIISIGSYLLPDTPMSMIKLGKFDEAKQLLQRLHGTNDSIHILFNDLLAANEASKVAKGSEKQIMSQTQNRPYRLMAIALPLFQKLTGKNVIVLYAPYLFRVIGFRTSAALTYTAIIGGVNFAATIIGIISVTRGWRRFFLIAGGVLISVGQVMLGILTWIKLAGVVSRSDVYHDYLIVATTCVCVSGFV; encoded by the exons ATGTATCAG GGTGCTCAAGTCTATATGTCAGAGATGGGTTTCGCTCATAGAAAGTACTTAGCTTCCCTGAATATCGCCTTTAAAATGAAGATCGCAATTGGTATCTTTGTGGCTAATCTTGTGAACTGCTACACCGACAATATCAAAGGTGGGTGGGGATGGAAACTTAGCATAGGCATTGCTGCGCTTCCTGCTGCTATCATCTCTATCGGATCTTACTTACTCCCAGATACTCCCATGTCCATGATTAAGTTAGGTAAGTTTGACGAGGCAAAACAGTTGCTCCAACGCCTCCATGGCACCAATGACAGCATTCATATCCTGTTTAATGATTTATTAGCCGCCAATGAAGCTTCAAAGGTTGCAAAAGGATCTGAGAAACAAATTATGTCTCAAACACAGAACAGGCCTTACCGTTTGATGGCGATAGCTCTCCCCTTGTTCCAAAAGCTCACAGGAAAGAATGTAATAGTTCTCTATGCTCCCTACCTTTTTCGAGTTATAGGATTTCGAACCAGCGCAGCTTTAACGTACACTGCCATCATTGGAGGGGTCAATTTTGCTGCAACCATCATTGGCATAATCTCAGTAACTCGAGGTTGGAGAAGGTTTTTCCTCATAGCGGGAGGAGTTCTAATATCTGTTGGTCAG GTCATGTTGGGGATTCTGACATGGATCAAATTAGCAGGTGTGGTGAGCCGTTCTGATGTGTATCATGACTACTTAATTGTAGCCACCACATGTGTTTGTGTTTCAGGATttgtgtag